A single region of the Thermoleophilum album genome encodes:
- a CDS encoding bifunctional adenosylcobinamide kinase/adenosylcobinamide-phosphate guanylyltransferase, translated as MTLPAHLAPAAPSPLEESQLVLVLGGVRSGKSERGEAIARASGLPVTYLAFADPDDQAMAERIARHRARRPPSWEVVEVGDDLAAALASVADRRLLLVDGLGTWIATVLHRAGALAAQPPADAFASARERVTAGVWALAARAAKAPTVVVAEQAGEGVLPPDAGSRLWLDLVGDAVRTLADRARTVELVVAGRPLPLGAAPVVGFGGAIGGVRGGSPRAAASAATSADPGAAVAAASDPQLARLRKHGDSELAAGLADHAVTVAGSRPPAWLYRRLREALDERAARYPDERAACSALAAWHGRDPAEIVPTNGGAEALWLLAVALRPRLAAVVTPSFTEAEAGLRTHGVAVTHVVRTPQTGFALDARAVPETADLVVVTNPAAASGTLAARDDILALRRPGRVVVVDEAFVDFAPDPDAVSLAPLDLPDVVVVRSATKLFAVPGLRAGWLVAAPPLAECFRAVRPPWSANALALAVLEAVAGAARERRRAATRAAERRADLAQRLADLDGVETFPGVAPFCLVRVPDGARVAARLRELGFAVRRCGNFAGLGDDFLRITARDPRANAKLVAALGRALADSGG; from the coding sequence ATGACGCTCCCGGCCCACCTCGCACCCGCGGCGCCGTCCCCGCTCGAGGAGTCGCAGCTCGTCCTCGTTCTCGGCGGTGTGCGTTCGGGCAAAAGCGAGCGCGGCGAGGCGATCGCGCGCGCCAGCGGCCTGCCGGTCACCTACCTCGCGTTCGCCGATCCCGACGACCAGGCGATGGCCGAGCGGATCGCCCGCCACCGCGCGCGGCGACCGCCGAGCTGGGAGGTCGTCGAGGTGGGCGACGATCTCGCGGCAGCGCTGGCGAGCGTCGCCGACAGGCGCCTGCTCCTCGTCGACGGGCTCGGCACGTGGATCGCCACGGTCCTCCACCGCGCCGGGGCACTCGCCGCGCAGCCACCGGCGGACGCGTTCGCGAGCGCCCGCGAACGCGTCACGGCCGGTGTCTGGGCGCTCGCCGCGCGTGCCGCCAAGGCCCCGACCGTGGTGGTCGCCGAGCAGGCGGGCGAGGGAGTGTTGCCGCCCGACGCCGGGTCGCGGCTCTGGCTCGACCTCGTAGGCGACGCCGTGCGAACGCTCGCCGACCGGGCGCGCACCGTGGAGCTCGTCGTCGCTGGCCGACCCCTGCCGCTCGGCGCAGCGCCCGTCGTCGGATTCGGGGGCGCGATCGGCGGCGTCCGGGGCGGCAGCCCGCGCGCCGCCGCAAGCGCCGCCACAAGCGCCGACCCGGGCGCCGCAGTCGCCGCTGCCAGCGACCCCCAGCTCGCGCGACTGCGCAAGCACGGCGACAGCGAGCTTGCCGCGGGCCTTGCCGACCACGCCGTTACGGTCGCCGGGTCGCGCCCGCCAGCGTGGCTCTACCGGCGGCTGCGCGAGGCGCTCGACGAGCGCGCCGCCCGCTACCCCGACGAGCGCGCAGCGTGCAGCGCTCTCGCTGCTTGGCACGGACGCGACCCTGCCGAGATCGTCCCGACCAACGGCGGCGCTGAGGCGCTGTGGTTGCTCGCGGTGGCGCTGCGCCCGCGGCTCGCCGCCGTCGTGACCCCGTCTTTCACGGAAGCCGAGGCGGGACTGCGCACCCACGGCGTGGCGGTCACGCATGTCGTGCGCACCCCACAGACCGGGTTCGCGCTCGACGCGCGCGCGGTGCCCGAGACTGCCGACCTGGTGGTGGTAACGAACCCCGCGGCGGCGAGCGGCACGCTCGCCGCCCGTGACGACATCCTCGCGCTGCGCCGCCCCGGGCGCGTGGTGGTGGTCGACGAGGCGTTCGTCGACTTCGCGCCCGACCCGGACGCGGTCTCGCTGGCGCCGCTCGACCTGCCCGATGTCGTCGTCGTGCGCAGCGCCACCAAGCTTTTCGCCGTGCCCGGTTTGCGCGCCGGCTGGCTCGTCGCCGCACCGCCGCTCGCCGAGTGTTTCCGGGCGGTGCGACCGCCCTGGTCGGCGAACGCGCTGGCGCTCGCGGTGCTCGAAGCCGTGGCCGGCGCGGCGCGCGAGCGGCGGCGCGCGGCGACGCGCGCTGCCGAGCGCCGTGCCGACCTCGCCCAGCGGCTCGCCGACCTCGATGGCGTCGAGACGTTCCCGGGCGTCGCTCCGTTCTGCCTCGTGCGCGTGCCCGACGGGGCACGCGTCGCGGCGCGGCTGCGCGAGCTCGGCTTTGCAGTGCGCCGCTGCGGCAACTTCGCCGGTCTCGGCGACGACTTTTTGCGCATTACCGCGCGCGACCCGCGTGCCAACGCCAAGCTCGTGGCGGCGCTCGGGCGTGCGCTGGCCGACAGCGGGGGCTGA
- a CDS encoding cobyrinate a,c-diamide synthase, with amino-acid sequence MVIAGTGSGVGKTTVACGLIAALRARGERVQGFKVGPDYIDPSYHALASGRPGRNLDAYLAGPELVAPLLAHGAAGATVAVVEGVMGMFDGASGRGELASTAHVAKLAAAPVLLVVDAQATARSVAAIVHGFRTFDPAVRVAGVIFNRVGSPHHEQLLREAVAPLGVPVVGALPRDPRLATPERHLGLIPAGEREAAARRTLAELGEALARHLDLELAMAIARSAPPLETAPWSPSAVLAPGLGEQPQPVTVAVAGGPAFSFLYRENLELLAAAGVELAAFDPARDEELPAGTAGLLLAGGFPERYSSELAANARLRAAVRDLCAAGAPVLAECGGLLYLCESLDGKPMCGVVPARARMTERLTLGYREAQALARTGWLAAPAAVRGHEFHYSQVEPADGEQLARALGWQSAWLLRSRAGERREGFVRGGVHASYLHTHWAAFPRIALGFAGAARAWASRHAGAPVAAGQRPRGARESAPRASGVAQPT; translated from the coding sequence CTGGTCATCGCCGGCACCGGGTCGGGGGTCGGCAAAACGACGGTGGCGTGCGGCCTGATTGCGGCGCTGCGCGCGCGGGGCGAGCGGGTGCAGGGCTTCAAGGTCGGGCCCGACTACATCGACCCGAGCTACCACGCGCTCGCGTCCGGCCGCCCCGGGCGCAACCTCGACGCCTACCTCGCAGGTCCCGAGCTGGTGGCGCCGCTGCTGGCCCACGGTGCGGCCGGTGCCACCGTTGCCGTCGTCGAGGGCGTCATGGGCATGTTCGACGGCGCGTCGGGGCGTGGCGAGCTCGCCTCGACCGCCCACGTCGCCAAGCTCGCCGCGGCGCCCGTCCTGCTCGTCGTCGACGCGCAAGCCACGGCGCGCTCGGTGGCGGCGATCGTCCACGGCTTCCGCACCTTCGACCCAGCCGTGCGGGTGGCGGGTGTGATCTTCAACCGCGTCGGCTCGCCGCACCACGAGCAGCTTTTGCGGGAAGCCGTCGCCCCGCTGGGCGTGCCGGTCGTGGGGGCGCTGCCGCGCGACCCGCGCCTCGCCACCCCCGAGCGCCATCTCGGGTTGATCCCCGCCGGCGAGCGGGAAGCGGCGGCGCGGCGCACGCTCGCCGAGCTCGGGGAGGCGCTCGCCCGCCACCTCGACCTCGAGCTCGCGATGGCGATCGCCCGCTCGGCGCCGCCGCTCGAAACCGCCCCGTGGTCGCCGAGCGCGGTTCTCGCGCCGGGCCTTGGCGAGCAGCCGCAACCGGTTACGGTCGCCGTCGCCGGCGGCCCCGCGTTCTCGTTCCTCTACCGCGAGAACCTCGAGCTGCTCGCCGCCGCCGGTGTCGAGCTAGCGGCGTTCGATCCTGCGCGCGACGAGGAGCTTCCCGCCGGCACCGCCGGCCTGTTGCTCGCGGGCGGTTTTCCCGAGCGCTACAGCAGCGAGCTCGCCGCAAACGCCCGCCTGCGCGCAGCGGTCCGCGACCTCTGCGCCGCCGGTGCGCCGGTGCTCGCCGAGTGCGGCGGGCTCCTCTACCTGTGCGAAAGCCTCGACGGCAAACCGATGTGCGGCGTCGTTCCCGCACGCGCGCGGATGACCGAGCGCCTGACCCTCGGCTACCGCGAGGCGCAAGCGCTCGCCCGCACAGGCTGGCTCGCCGCACCGGCGGCGGTGCGCGGGCACGAGTTCCACTACTCGCAGGTCGAGCCCGCCGACGGCGAGCAGCTCGCGCGCGCGCTCGGCTGGCAGAGCGCCTGGCTGCTCCGCTCGCGCGCCGGGGAGCGCCGCGAGGGCTTCGTCCGCGGCGGCGTGCACGCGAGCTATCTGCACACCCACTGGGCGGCGTTCCCCCGAATCGCGCTGGGCTTCGCCGGCGCAGCGCGCGCCTGGGCCAGCCGGCACGCGGGCGCACCCGTTGCGGCGGGCCAGCGACCGCGTGGCGCTCGCGAATCCGCCCCGCGCGCGAGCGGTGTCGCGCAGCCCACCTGA
- the cobM gene encoding precorrin-4 C(11)-methyltransferase translates to MTCFFIGAGPGAPDLITLRAQRVLARCRTCLYAGSLVPTAVLDHLPADARRIDTQALELDEIVAEIAAAHERGEDVARLHSGDLSVFSALAEQARRLDRLGIPWEIVPGVPAFAAAAAALRRELTVPGLSQAVILARYARNASPVPDSETLERLAEHRSTLVVHLGAHALAEIVARLLPYYGPDCPAAVVADASRPDERVVRAPLAELPARAAEAGVRRNAVIFVGRALAAEGFCDSHLYSPARAASLRGE, encoded by the coding sequence GTGACGTGCTTTTTCATCGGCGCCGGTCCGGGCGCGCCCGACCTCATCACCCTGCGCGCGCAGCGCGTGCTCGCGCGCTGCCGCACCTGCCTTTACGCCGGTTCGCTCGTGCCGACCGCGGTCCTCGACCATCTGCCTGCCGACGCCCGGCGGATCGACACCCAGGCGCTCGAGCTCGACGAGATCGTCGCCGAGATCGCCGCCGCCCACGAGCGCGGCGAGGATGTTGCGCGCCTGCACTCGGGCGACCTTTCGGTCTTCAGCGCCCTCGCCGAGCAGGCGCGCCGACTCGACCGGCTCGGCATCCCCTGGGAGATCGTGCCGGGCGTGCCGGCGTTCGCTGCGGCCGCCGCGGCGCTGCGCCGCGAGCTCACCGTGCCGGGGTTAAGCCAAGCCGTAATCCTGGCCCGTTACGCCCGCAACGCCTCGCCGGTGCCCGACAGCGAGACGCTCGAGCGGCTCGCCGAGCACCGCTCGACGCTCGTCGTGCACCTCGGCGCGCACGCGCTCGCCGAGATCGTCGCGCGCCTGCTCCCCTACTACGGCCCCGACTGCCCGGCGGCGGTCGTCGCCGACGCCAGCCGCCCCGACGAGCGCGTGGTGCGCGCTCCGCTCGCCGAGCTCCCCGCGCGCGCGGCGGAGGCCGGCGTGCGGCGCAACGCCGTGATCTTCGTCGGGCGCGCCCTAGCCGCGGAGGGTTTTTGCGACAGCCACCTCTACTCGCCCGCGCGCGCCGCCTCGCTGCGCGGCGAGTAG
- the cobO gene encoding cob(I)yrinic acid a,c-diamide adenosyltransferase has protein sequence MKHPASVQRPKPAPPGARRRDQPLVIVITGDGKGKSSSAFGTMLRAWARGYRCGVFQFVKSGKWKVGEAWAAATLGGIDWEKMGDGWSWTSRDLEHSAELAREGWAEVKRRIAAHRYDFLVLDEITYPINWGWIDLDDVIATLRDRPGFQHVVLTGRNAPPALVDFADLVSEVRKVKHPFDAGIRGQQGIEW, from the coding sequence CTGAAGCACCCTGCCAGCGTGCAACGGCCGAAGCCTGCCCCACCGGGCGCGCGCCGGCGCGACCAGCCGCTCGTCATCGTCATCACCGGCGACGGCAAGGGCAAGTCGAGCTCTGCCTTCGGCACGATGCTGCGCGCGTGGGCGCGCGGGTACCGTTGCGGCGTCTTCCAGTTCGTGAAGTCCGGGAAGTGGAAGGTCGGCGAGGCCTGGGCGGCAGCCACCCTCGGCGGCATCGACTGGGAGAAGATGGGCGACGGGTGGTCGTGGACGTCGCGTGACCTAGAGCACTCGGCGGAACTGGCTCGCGAGGGCTGGGCCGAGGTCAAGCGCCGCATCGCCGCCCACCGCTACGACTTCCTCGTCCTCGACGAGATCACCTACCCCATCAACTGGGGTTGGATCGACCTCGACGACGTGATCGCGACGCTGCGCGACCGGCCAGGGTTTCAGCACGTGGTGCTAACCGGGCGCAACGCGCCGCCCGCGCTCGTCGACTTTGCCGACCTCGTATCGGAGGTCCGCAAGGTGAAACATCCCTTCGACGCCGGCATCCGCGGGCAGCAGGGGATCGAGTGGTGA
- a CDS encoding ATP-binding protein, giving the protein MSERDKAPGADDRVEGGREARNTAGSAEATTPQSPTPSQPSPTSAIFPFTAIVGQRDLVDALLVCAVAPEIGGVLVRGERGTAKSTAVRALREILPPVRCARDQRFAYAPGERSPDGAVPTDAPVAERPVPLAEVPLGASLDRLVGAVDLRRALAGGEVVFEPGLLARAHNGILYVDEVNLLPDHLVDVLLDAAATGVARIEREAVSVEHDARFLLVGTMNAEEGELRPQLADRFGLAVTATTPRDPATRAEIVRRRLAFDADPVRFRARYEPQQQELRASVARARALYPQVRLDEQLLAAIVAVCAELGVDGARGDIVAARAARALAALAGREEVVREDVRRALELALAHRTRRDPLADDAGGDVVNAIVSDALERIGTPERNPSIDGQSHEYRNPRVDGESDLSDSATGGVNSANSRDSADGVARGGEAPNAPSQGPPGQAADRDTPRCDRRTEPTARYAPNASAPREHTPRPEAALTPRELLALTARAAPAAGKANGGCGANDRESTFATSGRRLRLRGAGGAIDAVPLATATAEENEPELAVTATLLARRAGFAEPLRRRIRAGRSGAFLCLLVDASGSMGARRRLARLKGALEELLRDAYAARDRVAIIAFRNNRAVVAARPGAPLERAARVLRDLPAGGRTPLAHGLRTAAQLATTERRREPSRPVMCVLATDGRIPRLTAAERRAARALARACDEIHVLDTDDGPVRLGRSDEIAKLLGAHLYRLTAWG; this is encoded by the coding sequence GTGAGCGAGCGGGACAAAGCGCCTGGCGCAGACGACCGAGTGGAGGGCGGACGGGAAGCCCGCAACACGGCTGGCTCCGCCGAGGCCACCACACCGCAGTCCCCAACGCCGTCCCAGCCCTCGCCTACCAGCGCGATATTCCCGTTCACGGCGATCGTCGGGCAACGCGACCTCGTCGACGCGCTCCTCGTCTGCGCGGTCGCGCCCGAGATCGGCGGTGTGCTCGTCCGCGGCGAGCGCGGCACCGCCAAGTCGACCGCGGTCAGGGCGTTGCGCGAGATCCTGCCGCCGGTGCGCTGTGCGCGCGACCAGCGCTTCGCCTACGCGCCCGGCGAGCGCTCACCCGACGGAGCGGTGCCCACCGACGCCCCGGTCGCGGAGCGACCCGTCCCGCTCGCCGAGGTTCCGCTCGGTGCCTCCCTCGACCGACTAGTCGGCGCGGTCGACCTGCGGCGCGCGCTCGCCGGAGGCGAGGTTGTGTTCGAGCCCGGACTGCTAGCCCGCGCCCACAACGGCATCCTCTACGTCGACGAGGTCAACCTCTTGCCCGACCACCTCGTCGACGTGCTGCTCGACGCTGCCGCCACAGGCGTAGCGCGCATCGAGCGCGAGGCGGTGTCAGTCGAACATGACGCTCGCTTTCTGCTCGTCGGCACAATGAACGCCGAGGAGGGCGAGCTGCGGCCGCAGCTGGCGGACCGCTTCGGGCTCGCCGTGACCGCCACGACCCCGCGCGACCCCGCCACTCGCGCCGAGATCGTCCGCCGCCGGCTCGCTTTCGACGCCGATCCCGTGCGCTTTCGGGCGCGCTATGAGCCGCAGCAACAGGAGCTCAGGGCGAGCGTGGCGCGCGCCCGCGCGCTCTACCCGCAGGTGCGGCTCGACGAGCAACTGCTCGCAGCGATCGTGGCTGTCTGCGCCGAGCTCGGGGTCGATGGTGCCCGCGGCGACATCGTCGCGGCGCGCGCTGCGCGCGCGCTTGCCGCGCTCGCGGGCCGCGAGGAGGTCGTGCGCGAGGACGTTAGGCGCGCTCTCGAGCTGGCCCTCGCCCACCGAACGCGCCGTGATCCGCTCGCGGACGACGCTGGCGGCGATGTCGTTAACGCAATCGTTTCCGATGCACTTGAGCGGATTGGAACGCCAGAACGCAATCCATCTATTGATGGGCAGTCCCACGAATACCGTAACCCTCGAGTTGACGGTGAGAGTGATCTAAGCGATAGCGCAACCGGTGGCGTTAACTCGGCCAACAGTCGCGACTCCGCCGATGGTGTTGCGCGCGGCGGCGAGGCGCCGAACGCCCCCTCACAGGGACCACCGGGCCAGGCCGCGGATCGCGACACACCGCGTTGTGACCGACGCACCGAACCTACCGCCCGCTACGCCCCGAACGCCTCCGCCCCACGTGAGCACACTCCGCGTCCCGAAGCAGCACTCACCCCGCGGGAACTGCTTGCACTGACCGCCCGGGCGGCGCCGGCCGCGGGCAAAGCCAACGGAGGTTGCGGCGCGAACGACCGCGAGAGCACCTTCGCAACTAGCGGCCGCCGCTTGCGCCTACGGGGAGCGGGGGGAGCGATCGATGCCGTTCCGCTTGCTACCGCTACCGCGGAAGAGAACGAGCCCGAGCTCGCCGTCACCGCAACGCTCCTAGCCCGCCGCGCCGGTTTCGCCGAACCGCTCCGCCGGCGGATAAGAGCAGGACGCAGCGGAGCGTTCCTTTGCTTGCTGGTCGATGCGAGCGGTTCGATGGGCGCGCGTCGGCGTCTCGCCCGGCTGAAAGGGGCGCTGGAAGAGCTATTGCGCGACGCCTACGCCGCCCGCGACCGGGTGGCCATCATCGCGTTCCGCAACAACCGCGCAGTCGTTGCTGCCCGCCCCGGCGCGCCGCTCGAGCGTGCCGCACGCGTGTTGCGCGACCTCCCCGCCGGCGGGCGCACACCGCTCGCACACGGCCTACGTACCGCGGCTCAGCTCGCGACCACCGAACGGCGCCGCGAGCCGAGCCGCCCGGTGATGTGCGTGCTCGCGACCGACGGGCGCATCCCGCGCCTCACGGCAGCGGAGCGGCGCGCTGCTCGTGCCCTCGCGCGCGCGTGTGACGAAATCCACGTGCTCGACACCGATGACGGCCCGGTTCGGCTCGGGCGCAGCGACGAGATCGCCAAGCTCCTCGGAGCACACCTCTACCGCCTGACTGCGTGGGGGTAG
- a CDS encoding slipin family protein, producing the protein MTFLIALAAVALILIGSAVRVLREYERGVVFRLGRLVGARGPGLVLLVPIIDRMVSVDLRTVTLNVPPQEVITRDNVPVSVNAVCYFRVVDPVNAIVQVEAYREATSQIAQTTLRAVVGRAELDELLSQRERLNAELQRIIDEQTEPWGVKVTTVEIKDVEIPKNMQRAMARQAEAERERRAKIITAEGEFQASERLAQAAERIAREPVAIQLRYLQTMLEVGSERNTVMVFPLPIDIVRPFLERATAETRAQS; encoded by the coding sequence GTGACGTTCCTAATTGCCCTCGCTGCCGTTGCCCTGATCCTGATCGGATCGGCGGTTCGTGTCCTGCGCGAGTACGAGCGTGGCGTCGTGTTCCGTCTCGGGCGGCTGGTCGGCGCGCGCGGCCCGGGGCTCGTGCTGCTCGTGCCGATCATCGACCGGATGGTGAGCGTCGACCTGCGCACGGTCACGCTCAACGTGCCGCCGCAGGAAGTAATCACCCGCGACAACGTGCCGGTGTCGGTGAACGCGGTTTGTTACTTCCGCGTAGTCGATCCCGTCAACGCGATCGTCCAGGTCGAGGCCTACCGCGAGGCGACCTCGCAGATCGCGCAAACGACGTTGCGCGCAGTCGTCGGCCGCGCCGAGCTGGACGAGCTGCTCTCGCAGCGCGAGCGCCTGAATGCCGAACTGCAGCGGATCATCGACGAACAGACCGAGCCGTGGGGCGTGAAGGTGACGACGGTCGAGATCAAGGACGTCGAGATCCCCAAGAACATGCAGCGGGCGATGGCCCGCCAAGCCGAGGCCGAGCGCGAGCGCCGCGCCAAGATCATCACCGCCGAAGGCGAGTTCCAGGCGTCCGAGCGGCTCGCTCAGGCCGCCGAGCGGATCGCGCGCGAACCGGTGGCGATCCAGCTGCGCTACCTGCAGACGATGCTCGAGGTGGGCTCGGAGCGCAACACGGTGATGGTGTTCCCGCTGCCGATCGACATCGTGCGTCCGTTCCTCGAGCGAGCAACCGCCGAGACGCGGGCCCAAAGCTAG
- a CDS encoding NfeD family protein encodes MVVRSGWRSLARAVPALAAAVCALAVAAACGFGALPAGTPSAAATTTGERPLVRFVQFDIGIGDAAADWAERALTDARRDGVDAIVFEVDTPGGLDTAMRRIVKAFIASPVPVVAWVAPRGARAASAGLFIVQAADVAAMAPETNIGSATPISLSPAGGGRDEEVLGRKVTNEAAAYVRALAESHGRNADLAERMVRRAVNVTAREARRRKLVDLLAGDRRELVARLDGFTLRGAKSGEQLRLAGAMIERRTVPFRYRALDFLFDPNTLFVLLAIGILGLALELATPGVIVPGTVGAVSLLVALFGLSGLPPTAVGMLLLAVAAAMFAAEAVLQTHGALGVGGGVALAAAGFVLFDSDNGPTTSPVLALAAAALAVAFFLFVASKAARARRAPARTGSEELVGALATVREPLAPWGQVFVQGALWRARSADGSPVDAGQQVVVRAVEGLSLVVEPRDH; translated from the coding sequence GTGGTTGTGAGGAGCGGTTGGCGTTCGCTTGCCCGGGCGGTGCCGGCGCTGGCGGCTGCGGTGTGCGCGCTCGCCGTCGCGGCGGCGTGCGGTTTCGGAGCGCTCCCTGCGGGCACACCCTCGGCCGCCGCCACAACAACCGGCGAGCGCCCGCTCGTGCGCTTCGTGCAGTTCGACATAGGTATCGGCGACGCCGCCGCCGACTGGGCGGAGCGCGCGCTCACCGACGCCCGCCGCGACGGTGTCGACGCGATCGTCTTCGAGGTCGACACCCCCGGCGGCCTCGACACCGCAATGCGGCGGATCGTCAAGGCGTTCATCGCTTCGCCCGTGCCGGTGGTGGCGTGGGTCGCGCCGCGCGGGGCGCGCGCCGCGTCGGCCGGTCTCTTCATCGTGCAGGCCGCCGACGTGGCGGCGATGGCACCAGAAACCAACATCGGCTCGGCGACCCCGATCTCGCTGTCGCCCGCGGGCGGCGGCCGCGACGAAGAGGTGCTCGGCCGCAAGGTCACAAACGAAGCCGCCGCCTACGTGCGCGCGCTCGCCGAAAGCCACGGGCGCAACGCCGACCTCGCCGAACGGATGGTGCGGCGCGCGGTGAACGTCACCGCCCGCGAGGCGCGCCGGCGCAAGCTCGTCGACCTTTTGGCGGGCGACCGCCGCGAGCTTGTCGCGCGCCTCGACGGCTTCACGCTGCGGGGGGCGAAAAGCGGCGAGCAGCTACGGCTCGCCGGCGCCATGATCGAGCGGCGCACGGTGCCGTTCCGCTACCGCGCGCTCGACTTTCTCTTCGATCCGAACACGCTGTTCGTGCTGCTGGCGATCGGCATCCTCGGGCTCGCGCTGGAGCTCGCGACGCCGGGGGTGATCGTCCCCGGGACGGTCGGCGCGGTCTCGCTGCTCGTGGCGCTGTTCGGGCTGAGCGGCCTGCCGCCGACCGCGGTCGGCATGCTGCTGCTGGCGGTCGCTGCAGCGATGTTCGCTGCCGAAGCGGTTCTCCAGACCCACGGGGCGCTCGGGGTCGGTGGCGGAGTCGCGCTCGCCGCGGCGGGGTTCGTGCTCTTCGACAGCGACAACGGGCCGACCACCTCGCCCGTTCTGGCGCTCGCCGCCGCCGCTCTGGCGGTGGCGTTCTTCCTGTTCGTCGCGAGCAAAGCTGCCCGTGCCCGGCGCGCGCCGGCCCGCACGGGCAGCGAAGAGCTCGTCGGCGCGCTTGCGACCGTGCGTGAGCCGCTCGCGCCCTGGGGCCAGGTGTTCGTGCAAGGTGCGCTGTGGCGTGCCCGCAGCGCCGACGGCAGCCCGGTCGACGCTGGCCAGCAGGTCGTCGTCCGCGCTGTCGAGGGTCTGTCGCTGGTGGTCGAACCGCGCGACCACTGA
- the cbiE gene encoding precorrin-6y C5,15-methyltransferase (decarboxylating) subunit CbiE — protein MSEGNTRAQPASSRPSAASGEWTVAVVGIGADGWDGLGTAARAELARAEVVVGSSRQLALLPPSLGAERRPLPSPLAELFASLATLAQRARTVVLASGDPMLHGIGATLADRFGPEHLRVYPHPSALAYVCARLGWPEHEVTLVSAVARELDNVRRWLQPGRRLCVYTPGRDGAARLGRLLAAEGFGTSPAWLCERLGADDERITALPAGALAERDADPLHCVAVALASDGGKSPGGGASAGDSRTLADGRATLAAANSLVPGIPEGAFAHDGQITKWPLRALALAALRPLPGELLWDVGAGSGAVAIEWARSEPSARAIAIERRADRCRRIGENAARFGVPAVEVVEGEAPAAFAGLEPPSAIFVGGGTSSETLLAACLAALEAGGRPRRRLVAHAVTVEGEQALVRAAARYGGELLRVELADLEPLGRLRGWRPRRPIVQWAVWL, from the coding sequence GTGAGCGAGGGGAACACACGTGCACAGCCGGCGAGCTCGCGGCCGTCCGCGGCCTCGGGGGAGTGGACGGTCGCCGTCGTCGGTATCGGCGCCGACGGCTGGGACGGCCTTGGCACGGCCGCGCGCGCCGAGCTCGCGCGCGCCGAGGTGGTTGTCGGCTCGTCGCGCCAGCTCGCGCTCCTGCCGCCGTCGCTCGGTGCCGAGCGGCGCCCGCTGCCGTCGCCGCTCGCCGAGCTTTTCGCGTCGCTGGCGACGCTCGCGCAGCGCGCACGCACCGTCGTGCTGGCGAGCGGCGACCCGATGCTGCACGGCATCGGCGCGACGCTCGCCGACCGTTTCGGTCCCGAGCATCTGCGCGTCTACCCGCACCCGTCGGCGCTCGCCTATGTCTGCGCGCGCCTCGGCTGGCCCGAACACGAGGTGACGCTGGTGAGCGCCGTCGCCCGCGAGCTCGACAACGTGCGCCGCTGGCTCCAACCCGGCCGCCGCCTGTGCGTGTACACCCCCGGCCGCGACGGCGCGGCGCGCCTCGGCAGGCTGCTCGCGGCCGAGGGTTTCGGCACAAGTCCGGCGTGGCTGTGCGAGCGCCTCGGCGCCGACGACGAGCGCATAACGGCGCTCCCCGCCGGCGCGCTGGCGGAACGCGATGCGGACCCGCTCCACTGCGTGGCAGTCGCGCTCGCCAGCGACGGCGGCAAGAGCCCCGGCGGCGGCGCGAGCGCCGGCGACAGCCGCACGCTCGCCGACGGCCGCGCCACGCTTGCCGCCGCCAACTCCCTCGTTCCCGGCATCCCCGAGGGGGCGTTCGCGCACGACGGCCAGATCACGAAGTGGCCGCTGCGGGCCCTCGCGCTTGCCGCCTTGCGGCCGCTGCCAGGCGAGCTGCTTTGGGACGTCGGCGCCGGTTCGGGGGCGGTGGCGATCGAGTGGGCGCGCAGCGAACCGTCGGCGCGCGCGATCGCGATCGAACGGCGTGCCGACCGCTGCCGGCGCATCGGCGAGAACGCGGCCCGCTTCGGCGTGCCCGCCGTGGAAGTGGTGGAGGGCGAAGCGCCGGCGGCCTTCGCCGGGCTCGAGCCGCCGTCGGCGATCTTCGTCGGCGGCGGCACCTCGAGCGAAACGCTCCTCGCTGCTTGTCTTGCTGCTCTCGAGGCGGGCGGGCGGCCGCGGCGGCGGCTCGTCGCCCACGCCGTCACCGTCGAAGGGGAACAGGCGCTAGTGCGCGCCGCCGCGCGCTACGGCGGCGAGCTCTTGCGCGTCGAACTCGCCGACCTCGAGCCGCTCGGGCGCCTGCGGGGGTGGCGTCCGCGCCGTCCGATAGTTCAGTGGGCGGTGTGGTTGTGA